One Saimiri boliviensis isolate mSaiBol1 chromosome 17, mSaiBol1.pri, whole genome shotgun sequence genomic window carries:
- the CACNG5 gene encoding voltage-dependent calcium channel gamma-5 subunit: MSACGRKALTLLSSVFAVCGLGLLGIAVSTDYWLYLEEGVIVPQNQSTEIKMSLHSGLWRVCFLAGEERGRCFTIEYVMPMNTQLTSESTVNVLKMIRSATPFPLVSLFFMFIGFILSNIGHIRPHRTILAFVSGIFFILSGLSLVVGLVLYISSINDEMLNRTKDAETYFNYKYGWSFAFAAISFLLTESAGVMSVYLFMKRYTAEDMYRPHPGFYRPRLSNCSDYSGQFLHPDAWVRGRSPSEISSEASLQMNSNYPALLKCPDYDQMSSSPC; encoded by the exons ATGAGTGCCTGCGGGAGGAAGGCCCTGACCCTGCTGAGCAGCGTCTTTGCTGTCTGTGGCCTGGGCCTCCTGGGTATTGCGGTCAGCACCGACTACTGGCTGTACCTGGAGGAGGGCGTGATTGTGCCCCAGAACCAGAGCACCGAGATCAAGATGTCCCTGCACTCGGGCCTCTGGCGGGTCTGCTTCCTTGCAG GTGAAGAGCGAGGGCGCTGCTTCACCATAGAATATGTGATGCCCATGAACACCCAGCTGACATCCGAGTCTACGGTCAATGTTCTAA AGATGATCCGCTCGGCCACACCGTTCCCTCTGGTCAGCCTCTTCTTCATGTTCATTGGGTTCATCCTGAGCAACATTGGACACATCCGTCCCCATCGGACGATACTGGCCTTTGTCTCCGGCATCTTCTTTATCCTCTCGG GCCTCTCTCTCGTGGTGGGCCTGGTGCTCTACATTTCCAGCATCAATGACGAGATGCTCAACAGGACCAAGGACGCAGAGACCTACTTCAACTACAAGTACGGGTGGTCGTTTGCCTTCGCCGCCATCTCCTTCCTTTTAACGGAG AGCGCCGGGGTGATGTCTGTGTACCTGTTTATGAAGCGGTACACCGCGGAGGACATGTACAGGCCCCACCCCGGCTTCTACCGCCCTCGGCTGAGCAACTGCTCGGATTACTCGGGCCAGTTCCTACACCCAGACGCCTGGGTCAGGGGCCGCAGCCCCTCCGAGATCTCCAGCGAGGCCTCCCTGCAGATGAACAGCAACTACCCTGCCTTGCTCAAGTGCCCCGACTATGACCAGATGTCCTCTTCGCCCTGCTGA